From a region of the Sorex araneus isolate mSorAra2 chromosome 10, mSorAra2.pri, whole genome shotgun sequence genome:
- the LOC101548322 gene encoding taste receptor type 2 member 20-like yields the protein MITFLTIVFSILTMTEFILGNFANGFIVLVNCIDWVKSRKVSCVDQILTVLAISRMGLLWVIEIYWIATMFNAASCNLKVFIIGNIIWIVSNHFSIWLVISLSILYVLKIVSFSSVLFFYLKRRVHKVVLILLLGSLPSLIFHLVKVSADENVWKNECGGNVTRKTKWNDIVRLSSMSVFLVSNFIPFTMSLISFLLLIFSLWKHFKKMKKNGQEPQDLSSKVHIRAMQTVTSFLLLYTSYFVTVIISIWNSEMLKNEPFFHVCQILLALYPSSHSFILILGNKKLKEVFLSLLWQQRFQSRGRK from the coding sequence ATGATAACCTTTCTGACCATTGTTTTTTCCATCCTAACAATGACAGAATTTATTCTAGGAAATTTTGCCAATGGCTTCATAGTGCTGGTGAACTGTATTGACTGGGTCAAGAGTCGAAAGGTCTCCTGTGTAGATCAAATACTCACAGTTTTGGCCATCTCCAGGATGGGTTTGCTTTGGGTAATAGAAATATATTGGATTGCAACCATGTTTAATGCAGCTTCAtgtaatttaaaagtatttattatcGGTAATATCATCTGGATCGTGAGCAACCATTTTAGCATCTGGCTTGTTATTAGTCTCAGCATACTCTATGTGCTCAAGATAGTCAGTTTTTCTAgcgttctatttttttatttaaaaagaagagttCATAAAGTTGTCCTTATCTTACTGCTGGGGAGTTTGCCCTCTCTGATCTTTCATCTCGTAAAGGTAAGCGCAGATGAAAATGTGTGGAAGAATGAATGCGGTGGAAACGTGACTCGGAAGACCAAGTGGAATGACATTGTACGACTTTCCAGCATGTCTGTCTTCCTAGTATCAAACTTTATACCTTTCACTATGTCTCTGATATCTTTTCTGCTGTTAATCTTTTCCCTGTGGAAACATTtcaagaagatgaaaaagaatggGCAAGAACCTCAAGATCTCAGCTCCAAGGTCCACATCCGAGCCATGCAGACTGTGACCTCCTTTCTCTTGCTCTATACCAGTTACTTTGTGACGGTAATCATCTCAATCTGGAATTCAGAAATGTTGAAAAACGAACCGTTCTTTCATGTTTGCCAGATTCTTTTAGCCCTGTATCCTTCAAGTCACTCATTTATCCTGATTTTGGGaaataagaaactaaaagaaGTCTTTCTGTCACTTCTGTGGCAGCAGAGATTCCAgtcaagaggaaggaaataa